A portion of the Halobacterium hubeiense genome contains these proteins:
- a CDS encoding ArsR/SmtB family transcription factor — MTEEADPSDIFATLDDEYARDILVATKTDRLSAKELSEECDMSRPTVSRRVTRLVEQGLLEEYTHVDPDGRHYSEYEARLERVEVLLQAKGFDVQIDVRPDPADRITTIFEEMRGD; from the coding sequence GTGACTGAGGAGGCCGACCCGTCGGACATCTTCGCCACGCTTGACGACGAGTATGCCCGGGACATCCTCGTGGCGACGAAGACCGACCGACTGTCCGCGAAAGAACTCAGCGAGGAATGCGACATGTCACGGCCGACCGTCTCACGCCGTGTCACGCGCCTCGTCGAGCAGGGCCTCCTCGAGGAGTACACGCACGTTGACCCCGACGGACGGCACTACAGTGAGTACGAGGCGCGCCTCGAACGCGTCGAAGTTCTCCTGCAGGCCAAGGGCTTCGATGTCCAGATCGATGTCCGGCCGGACCCCGCCGACCGGATTACGACCATCTTCGAGGAGATGCGGGGAGACTGA
- the xseA gene encoding exodeoxyribonuclease VII large subunit codes for MADAPDTERQAVEPDAREVLSVSQLNDRIASVVQDTPALNGVRCIGEVTDLHQNSTALYFTLTDGEAELPCMIWANRYREMDADLEDGTEVILEGDIDYWGEGGKIDLKPWEVIVVGDGDQAAAVERLRSELEERGWFEDEQKQQPPAFPERVGVVTSLQGDARYDIQNAIHGQDPTVDILVKDATVQGSNAPTSIANGIHHLDRSEDVDAIIVSRGGGSDSNLQAFNTERVAEAIFTANTPVVTAIGHTDDRLIADQVADVATITPTAAGEYIVNSRQEFLASEIEPLEQQLDAAYETFQQDHEHEQELAEAVDEATAPEGLPPIYYKVAIAVLLLLLLVITGLWLGVI; via the coding sequence ATGGCGGACGCACCGGATACCGAACGGCAGGCGGTCGAACCCGATGCGAGAGAGGTCCTTAGCGTGTCCCAGCTGAACGACCGGATCGCGTCGGTCGTCCAGGACACGCCTGCCCTCAACGGCGTCCGCTGTATCGGGGAGGTCACCGACCTCCACCAGAACAGCACGGCGCTCTACTTCACGCTCACCGACGGCGAGGCCGAGCTCCCCTGTATGATCTGGGCGAACCGCTACCGGGAGATGGACGCCGACCTCGAGGACGGGACCGAAGTCATCCTCGAGGGCGATATCGATTACTGGGGGGAAGGTGGGAAAATCGACCTCAAACCGTGGGAGGTGATCGTCGTTGGCGACGGCGACCAGGCGGCTGCCGTCGAGCGACTGCGAAGCGAACTCGAAGAGCGTGGCTGGTTCGAGGACGAACAGAAACAGCAACCGCCGGCGTTCCCGGAGCGGGTCGGTGTCGTCACGTCCCTTCAAGGAGACGCCCGGTACGACATCCAAAACGCGATCCACGGACAGGACCCCACCGTCGACATCCTGGTGAAGGACGCAACCGTCCAGGGGTCGAACGCGCCGACGTCCATCGCGAACGGCATCCACCATCTCGACCGCTCGGAGGACGTCGACGCCATCATCGTCAGTCGGGGCGGTGGGAGCGATTCGAACCTCCAAGCCTTCAACACCGAGCGGGTCGCGGAGGCGATCTTCACCGCGAATACCCCGGTTGTCACCGCGATTGGCCACACCGATGACCGACTCATCGCGGATCAGGTGGCGGACGTCGCGACGATCACGCCGACCGCCGCCGGTGAGTATATCGTGAACTCCCGCCAAGAGTTCCTTGCGAGTGAGATCGAGCCGCTGGAGCAACAGCTTGACGCCGCGTACGAGACCTTCCAGCAGGACCACGAACACGAACAGGAGCTCGCCGAAGCAGTCGATGAAGCGACCGCACCCGAGGGCCTCCCACCGATTTACTACAAGGTCGCCATCGCTGTACTGCTGTTGCTGTTACTGGTCATCACTGGGCTTTGGCTGGGGGTGATCTAA
- a CDS encoding heavy metal translocating P-type ATPase, with amino-acid sequence MAVTESPSLSTCTIHIERRGGRGDAGARALERHLRRLSGVHDVDVSFRTGDARITYDGSLISEETIRDAVRDRHVSIQDESETATDEVSTRSELRQEVVFVGLTLLGMAVGLVTGWLEGPQLLMWAGYGVAYVFGGWYGLKGAVETLRHRAVDIDLLMIVAALGALSIGAPFEGAMLLFLFSLSNTLQHYAIGRSRRAIKSLVEMRPDEAQVLRDGEEVTVPIDEVAVGDVFVVRPGDRIPLDGVVTSGEGTVDQASLTGESVPVPKEPGDEVFGGTINESGSLEIEVTRQAHESAISRLIHMVERAQSEKAPTQRLIDRLEQPYVLGVFGLTIAAIAIPLALGSEFTSTFYRAMTLMVAASPCAVIISTPAAVLSAIASGGRQGVLFKGGEHVEAAANIDAVAFDKTGTLTRGETQLTDVFVRDGLADESLTPDELLSLVASVQARSEHHLARATVSEAEARALDVPDARRFQSEAGKGVRADVDDGTIHIGNRSYVETVLEDAAIEGLEPGLDRLRTLEAEGKTSVLVAREHAGNATVLGWLAFTDTVRPGAAEMIEDLRSLGVEHIVMLTGDNERVAQQIADEVGIDEVQAELLPEEKVATIEDLVERYENVAMVGDGVNDAPALATATLGIAMGGAGTDVALETADVVLMGDDIGKIPYVLGLGRRTRRTLTVNLTIAFGAIALMVGTILLRGIPLPLAVVGHEGSTVLVSLNGLRLLGFRE; translated from the coding sequence GTGGCTGTTACTGAATCTCCATCTCTCTCGACGTGTACGATCCACATTGAACGACGGGGTGGTCGGGGCGACGCGGGAGCACGGGCACTTGAACGACATCTTAGGCGTCTCTCCGGCGTCCACGATGTTGACGTCTCGTTTCGAACAGGAGACGCCCGGATCACCTACGACGGGAGCCTCATCTCAGAAGAAACGATTCGAGACGCTGTCCGCGACCGCCACGTGTCGATTCAGGACGAATCTGAGACAGCAACGGATGAGGTGAGTACCCGCTCGGAACTCAGGCAGGAGGTCGTGTTCGTCGGCTTGACCCTCCTCGGGATGGCCGTCGGCCTAGTGACGGGGTGGCTCGAAGGACCTCAACTTCTCATGTGGGCTGGGTACGGCGTCGCATACGTCTTCGGTGGCTGGTACGGACTCAAAGGGGCGGTCGAGACGCTGCGCCACCGTGCGGTCGACATCGACCTGTTGATGATCGTCGCGGCACTCGGTGCCCTCTCGATTGGCGCCCCGTTCGAGGGCGCGATGCTGCTGTTCCTGTTTTCGCTCTCGAATACGCTCCAGCACTACGCGATCGGCCGCTCACGCCGAGCGATCAAGTCCCTCGTCGAGATGCGACCGGATGAAGCGCAGGTGCTACGCGACGGGGAGGAGGTCACCGTCCCAATCGACGAAGTCGCCGTGGGCGACGTGTTCGTCGTCCGCCCGGGTGACCGCATCCCGCTCGACGGCGTCGTCACGTCCGGCGAGGGGACGGTCGATCAGGCGTCGCTCACCGGTGAGTCCGTCCCCGTGCCGAAGGAACCCGGTGACGAGGTGTTCGGGGGGACGATCAACGAGAGCGGCAGCCTCGAAATCGAGGTCACGCGGCAGGCCCACGAGTCGGCGATCAGCCGTCTCATCCATATGGTCGAGCGTGCTCAGAGCGAGAAGGCGCCTACACAGCGGCTCATCGACCGCCTCGAGCAGCCGTACGTCCTCGGCGTGTTCGGACTCACAATCGCGGCGATCGCCATCCCGCTCGCGCTCGGAAGCGAGTTCACCAGCACGTTCTACCGCGCGATGACGCTCATGGTCGCTGCGTCGCCGTGTGCGGTCATCATTTCCACGCCGGCGGCGGTGCTGTCGGCGATCGCCTCCGGCGGCCGGCAGGGCGTCTTGTTCAAGGGCGGCGAACACGTCGAGGCGGCGGCGAACATCGACGCGGTCGCATTCGACAAAACGGGCACCCTCACGCGGGGCGAGACACAGCTGACGGACGTGTTCGTCCGGGATGGCCTCGCGGACGAGTCACTGACGCCCGACGAGCTGCTCTCGCTCGTAGCCTCCGTCCAGGCCCGCTCGGAGCATCACTTGGCTCGTGCGACCGTCTCGGAAGCCGAAGCCCGCGCCCTCGACGTCCCCGACGCGCGACGGTTTCAGTCGGAGGCCGGGAAAGGCGTGCGCGCCGACGTCGACGACGGAACCATCCACATCGGGAATCGGAGTTACGTCGAGACGGTTCTCGAAGACGCTGCGATCGAGGGACTCGAACCCGGTCTCGACAGGCTTCGGACCCTGGAGGCGGAGGGGAAGACCAGTGTCCTTGTCGCCCGCGAGCACGCTGGCAACGCCACGGTACTGGGATGGCTTGCGTTCACCGACACGGTCCGGCCGGGGGCTGCAGAGATGATCGAGGATCTCCGGTCGCTCGGTGTGGAGCACATCGTTATGCTGACCGGCGACAACGAACGTGTCGCCCAGCAGATCGCCGACGAAGTCGGTATCGACGAGGTACAGGCGGAACTGCTGCCGGAAGAGAAGGTGGCAACTATCGAAGACCTGGTTGAGCGATACGAGAACGTGGCGATGGTGGGTGACGGGGTGAACGACGCACCCGCGTTGGCGACGGCGACGCTCGGGATCGCGATGGGTGGCGCCGGGACCGACGTTGCCCTCGAAACGGCTGACGTCGTCTTGATGGGCGACGACATCGGGAAGATCCCCTACGTGCTCGGACTCGGTCGCAGGACGCGCCGGACGTTGACGGTCAATCTCACAATCGCCTTCGGTGCGATCGCCCTGATGGTTGGGACGATTCTGTTGCGAGGCATCCCCCTGCCGCTGGCCGTGGTCGGCCACGAGGGGTCCACCGTCCTCGTTTCACTGAACGGGCTTCGGTTACTCGGATTCCGTGAATAA
- a CDS encoding DNA-binding protein produces the protein MSDLIVKAAVKDALSDHNVSADFYDALNEEVAELLDDAAERAEANDRKTVQPRDL, from the coding sequence ATGTCTGACCTAATCGTCAAAGCAGCCGTGAAGGACGCACTTTCGGACCACAACGTCTCGGCAGATTTCTACGACGCCCTCAACGAAGAGGTCGCCGAACTGCTCGACGACGCCGCAGAGCGTGCCGAGGCCAACGACCGGAAGACGGTCCAGCCCCGCGACCTGTAG
- a CDS encoding permease, protein MQVTMVEGIFEALRIGVGFLWTAAWAIIMGLTITSLVQVYVSKERMAQVLGDGDLSGLTKATAFGAASSGCSFGAVAIGKGLFKKGAHAVNFLAFMFASTNLIVELGLMILILLGWEFLLAELLGGLILIAVMAVIVHLTLPENLFDEVRETLNERDREAGVTEDPTCGMEGKDEYTLTTDGGETLKFCSEGCMETYRQETSSRGGWRDELLSWGGWYKIGNQYRKEWSMIWKDIVAGFLISGFVIVFVPQWVWNTLFIQGDGLLVTAENAIMGVTIAVLSFVGSMGNVPFAVALWGGGVSFAGIIAFVYADLITIPVLNVYRKYYGWKIMLYILGVFFVTMAFTGFLMELLFDALGIVPDLAGGETATEQTYFKLNYTFYLNLIAFALSGFLLYVYRRGLGAPGQYRDPVCGMRTDDSEPSATHDGETYYFCSQTCKETFGENPDEYATGHPMVMEGHDH, encoded by the coding sequence ATGCAGGTGACGATGGTCGAGGGCATCTTCGAAGCCCTCCGAATCGGTGTCGGGTTCCTCTGGACGGCGGCGTGGGCGATCATTATGGGTCTCACGATCACGAGTCTCGTCCAGGTCTACGTCTCCAAGGAGCGGATGGCACAGGTGCTGGGCGACGGTGATCTGAGTGGGCTCACCAAGGCGACCGCGTTCGGCGCGGCGAGCAGCGGCTGCAGTTTCGGCGCTGTCGCTATCGGGAAGGGCCTGTTCAAGAAGGGAGCGCACGCGGTGAACTTCCTCGCGTTCATGTTCGCGTCGACGAATCTCATCGTCGAACTCGGGCTGATGATTCTGATTCTGCTCGGCTGGGAGTTCCTCCTGGCGGAACTGCTGGGCGGCCTCATCCTCATCGCCGTGATGGCGGTGATCGTCCACCTCACGCTCCCCGAGAATCTCTTCGACGAGGTCCGGGAGACGCTCAACGAGCGCGACCGTGAGGCGGGCGTCACCGAAGACCCCACCTGCGGGATGGAAGGCAAAGACGAGTACACGCTCACGACCGACGGTGGGGAGACGCTCAAATTCTGCTCGGAGGGCTGTATGGAGACCTACCGCCAGGAGACGTCGAGTCGCGGCGGGTGGCGTGACGAGTTGCTGTCGTGGGGTGGCTGGTACAAAATCGGGAATCAGTACCGCAAGGAGTGGTCGATGATCTGGAAGGACATCGTCGCTGGCTTCCTCATCTCGGGGTTCGTCATCGTCTTCGTCCCCCAGTGGGTGTGGAACACGCTGTTCATTCAGGGCGACGGCCTGCTCGTGACCGCCGAGAACGCAATTATGGGTGTCACCATAGCCGTCCTCAGTTTCGTTGGCAGTATGGGCAACGTCCCGTTCGCCGTCGCGCTGTGGGGCGGTGGCGTCAGCTTCGCCGGGATCATCGCGTTCGTCTACGCCGACCTCATCACGATCCCCGTGCTGAACGTCTACCGGAAGTACTACGGCTGGAAGATCATGCTGTACATCCTCGGCGTCTTTTTCGTGACGATGGCGTTCACCGGCTTCCTCATGGAGCTGCTGTTCGACGCGCTGGGAATCGTTCCGGATCTGGCGGGCGGCGAGACGGCGACGGAGCAGACGTACTTCAAACTCAACTACACGTTCTATCTCAACCTCATCGCGTTCGCGCTCTCCGGGTTCCTGCTGTATGTTTATCGTCGCGGTCTCGGTGCGCCCGGCCAGTACCGCGATCCCGTCTGTGGGATGCGGACTGACGACAGCGAGCCATCGGCGACGCACGACGGCGAGACGTACTACTTCTGCTCGCAGACCTGCAAGGAGACCTTCGGGGAAAACCCGGACGAATACGCCACCGGGCATCCGATGGTGATGGAGGGGCACGACCACTGA
- a CDS encoding SHOCT domain-containing protein: protein MPTNSDDTRLVTLLLVIIGAVFIVPLFFMGFGMMGFGPMMGGMWGGHMWGDGTMPGWMFIVGIVMQLLFLAALLGGGYLIYRAITGSESSSDQALEELRVAYARGELTDEEYEQRREALERDT, encoded by the coding sequence ATGCCGACAAATTCAGACGACACGCGACTTGTTACGCTCCTCCTCGTTATCATCGGTGCCGTATTCATCGTCCCACTGTTCTTCATGGGCTTCGGGATGATGGGGTTCGGCCCAATGATGGGCGGGATGTGGGGCGGTCACATGTGGGGTGACGGGACGATGCCTGGCTGGATGTTCATCGTCGGCATCGTGATGCAGTTACTGTTCCTCGCTGCCCTCCTCGGCGGTGGCTACCTCATCTACCGTGCGATTACGGGAAGTGAGAGTAGCTCAGACCAAGCCCTCGAGGAGCTCCGGGTCGCCTACGCCCGCGGAGAGCTGACCGACGAGGAATACGAACAGCGACGCGAAGCACTCGAACGAGATACCTGA
- a CDS encoding heavy metal translocating P-type ATPase, whose amino-acid sequence MHEGHEQMFRRRFFVSTLLSIPVLLYSEMLQEWLGFSVPTFPGSEWINPVFAVIVFAYGGVPFLQMAVPELKDRAPGMMTLISMAITVAFVYSLASVVFPTQSAFFWELVTLIDIMLLGHWIEMRSVRRASSAVDELAKLMPDTAERLTEDGETEEVPVSELSEGDLVLVRPGASVPADGVVEEGDSDVNESMITGESKPVSKEPGDEVIGGTINGDGSLRVRVGATGEETTLAGIMRLVEEAQQSKSKTQVLADRAAGWLFYVALGAAVVTAIAWTVAVSFDATVIERVVTVLVIACPHALGLAIPLVVAINTSLAARNGMLVRDRIAMEDARKLDAIIFDKTGTLTEGEHGVVDMATVDGVDKDDALALAAAVESDSEHMIARAIREAADERDLSAPDASGFEAIKGRGVRANIDGSEVYVGGPNLLSQLDSEIPNHLQHFADKAGQNAQTVVYLVRDGELIAAFAMADVIREESFRVVDALHELGIEVAMLTGDSQDVANAVADELGIDTVFAEVLPEDKDKKVQELQDQGKLVGMVGDGVNDAPALTRADVGIAIGSGTDVAVQSADVILVQNNPMDVVRLVKLSKASYRKMQENIVWAAGYNIFAIPLAAGVLAPIGILLSPAVGALLMSLSTVIVAINAQLLRRVDLSIPELPSGTPATDAQPAD is encoded by the coding sequence ATGCACGAAGGCCACGAGCAGATGTTCCGCCGGCGCTTCTTCGTCTCGACGCTCCTGTCGATTCCCGTCCTCCTGTACAGCGAAATGCTCCAGGAGTGGCTCGGGTTCTCCGTCCCAACGTTCCCGGGGAGCGAGTGGATCAACCCGGTGTTCGCCGTCATCGTCTTCGCGTACGGTGGGGTGCCGTTCCTCCAGATGGCGGTGCCGGAGCTGAAAGACCGGGCACCGGGGATGATGACGCTCATCTCGATGGCGATCACCGTCGCGTTCGTCTACAGCCTCGCGAGCGTGGTGTTCCCGACGCAGTCGGCGTTCTTCTGGGAGCTCGTCACACTGATCGACATCATGCTCCTCGGCCACTGGATCGAGATGCGGTCGGTACGCCGAGCCTCGAGCGCCGTCGACGAACTGGCGAAGCTGATGCCGGACACAGCAGAACGACTCACCGAGGACGGCGAGACCGAAGAGGTCCCTGTTAGTGAGCTCTCCGAGGGAGACCTCGTGCTCGTCCGGCCGGGCGCGAGCGTGCCCGCCGACGGCGTCGTCGAGGAGGGAGATTCAGACGTCAACGAGTCGATGATCACGGGTGAGTCCAAGCCCGTCTCGAAGGAACCCGGCGACGAGGTCATCGGTGGGACGATCAACGGTGACGGCAGTCTCCGTGTCCGTGTCGGTGCGACGGGCGAGGAGACGACGCTTGCTGGCATCATGCGGCTCGTCGAGGAAGCTCAGCAGAGCAAGTCCAAGACGCAGGTGCTGGCCGACCGCGCGGCGGGCTGGCTGTTCTACGTCGCGCTCGGGGCGGCAGTCGTGACCGCAATCGCGTGGACGGTAGCGGTGTCGTTCGATGCGACCGTCATCGAGCGCGTCGTCACGGTGCTCGTCATCGCCTGCCCACACGCCCTTGGACTCGCCATCCCCCTCGTCGTCGCAATCAACACCTCCCTGGCGGCGCGCAACGGGATGCTCGTCCGCGACCGCATCGCGATGGAGGACGCACGGAAGCTGGACGCGATCATCTTCGACAAGACGGGGACGCTCACCGAAGGCGAGCACGGCGTCGTCGATATGGCGACCGTCGACGGCGTCGACAAGGACGACGCGCTCGCACTGGCGGCAGCTGTCGAGAGCGACTCCGAACACATGATCGCACGAGCCATCCGCGAGGCAGCTGACGAGCGTGATCTCAGTGCCCCTGATGCGTCCGGCTTCGAGGCAATCAAAGGGCGAGGGGTCCGGGCGAACATCGATGGAAGCGAGGTGTACGTCGGCGGTCCGAATCTGCTCTCACAGCTCGATAGCGAGATCCCCAACCATCTCCAGCACTTCGCTGACAAGGCCGGCCAGAACGCCCAGACGGTGGTGTATCTCGTTCGCGACGGAGAGTTGATCGCCGCGTTCGCGATGGCCGACGTGATCCGCGAGGAGAGTTTCCGCGTCGTCGACGCCCTCCACGAGCTAGGCATCGAGGTGGCGATGCTGACCGGCGATTCGCAGGACGTCGCCAACGCTGTCGCCGACGAACTGGGCATCGACACGGTGTTCGCGGAAGTCCTCCCCGAAGACAAGGACAAGAAAGTCCAGGAGCTCCAGGACCAGGGCAAGCTCGTGGGGATGGTCGGCGACGGTGTGAACGATGCGCCGGCGCTGACGCGGGCCGACGTCGGCATCGCAATCGGGAGCGGTACCGACGTTGCGGTCCAGTCGGCGGACGTCATCCTCGTGCAGAACAACCCGATGGACGTCGTTCGGCTGGTGAAACTCAGTAAGGCGAGCTACCGGAAGATGCAGGAGAACATCGTCTGGGCGGCCGGCTACAACATCTTCGCGATTCCGCTTGCAGCAGGCGTGTTGGCACCGATTGGGATTCTGCTATCCCCGGCTGTGGGTGCGCTTCTGATGTCGTTGAGTACAGTAATCGTCGCGATCAACGCCCAGCTGCTCCGCCGCGTGGACCTGTCCATCCCCGAGCTTCCAAGCGGGACACCAGCGACTGACGCACAACCTGCAGACTGA
- a CDS encoding universal stress protein, with translation MYDRILLSTDGTVASEDAETHALELAAAHNAVLHVLYVVDEDVVTAYSGDEYVDEAEGPEHGLEEHGEETLSELRRRAAETDVDVETAMQHGRPAETIVDHADDCDADLLVLGTKRRPDEYRALLGSVTDRVLRLTTRPATVVKTEVSE, from the coding sequence ATGTACGACCGAATTCTCCTGTCGACCGATGGAACTGTTGCGTCTGAAGATGCTGAAACGCATGCACTCGAGCTCGCAGCCGCTCACAACGCAGTCCTCCATGTGCTCTACGTCGTTGACGAGGATGTCGTAACTGCGTACAGCGGGGACGAGTACGTCGACGAAGCCGAAGGTCCCGAACACGGTCTCGAAGAACACGGCGAGGAGACGCTTTCCGAACTCCGACGTCGAGCCGCAGAAACCGATGTCGATGTCGAGACGGCAATGCAACATGGCCGCCCCGCTGAGACCATCGTGGACCACGCAGACGACTGTGACGCCGATCTCCTCGTGCTCGGTACCAAACGCCGGCCGGACGAATATCGTGCGTTGCTCGGAAGTGTCACCGACCGCGTCCTTCGGCTGACGACGCGTCCGGCAACCGTCGTGAAAACCGAAGTCAGCGAGTAG
- the xseB gene encoding exodeoxyribonuclease VII small subunit → MAKDAEIHDRVSRVEEIIEQLDADECDLDEGTALHEEGEELLAEVREILDEGSGEVVELE, encoded by the coding sequence GTGGCAAAAGACGCCGAAATCCACGATCGGGTGAGTCGCGTCGAGGAAATTATTGAGCAGCTCGACGCGGACGAGTGCGACCTCGATGAAGGTACTGCACTCCACGAGGAAGGGGAGGAACTCCTGGCCGAGGTGCGAGAGATCCTCGACGAGGGGAGCGGCGAAGTTGTGGAGCTCGAGTAA
- a CDS encoding DUF7521 family protein, with product MEHTLFVIGKLFTTALALVIAYQAYRGYQRHHTQLLLYVAAGFALVGLGGLLEGVLFELLQVSIFEAGFVAAVVTAAGMLSILYALYAPNP from the coding sequence ATGGAACACACGTTATTCGTCATCGGCAAGCTGTTCACGACCGCGCTGGCGCTGGTAATCGCGTACCAAGCCTATCGTGGGTACCAGCGGCATCACACGCAGTTGCTCCTGTACGTCGCCGCCGGCTTCGCGCTGGTCGGGTTGGGCGGCCTTCTCGAAGGCGTCCTCTTCGAACTCCTCCAGGTGTCGATCTTCGAAGCAGGATTCGTCGCAGCAGTTGTCACCGCAGCCGGGATGCTGTCAATTCTCTACGCCCTCTATGCCCCGAACCCCTGA
- a CDS encoding heavy-metal-associated domain-containing protein, which produces MTTTITVEGMSCGHCEQTVEEALEEVSGVTSVTVDRESEQASVEGEAEVTALVEAVEGAGYTAHA; this is translated from the coding sequence ATGACGACAACCATCACCGTGGAAGGAATGTCGTGCGGTCACTGTGAGCAGACGGTCGAAGAGGCCCTTGAAGAGGTCTCTGGCGTGACTTCCGTGACCGTCGACAGGGAAAGCGAACAGGCAAGTGTCGAGGGTGAGGCAGAGGTCACGGCCCTTGTGGAGGCCGTCGAAGGCGCAGGGTACACCGCTCACGCCTGA
- a CDS encoding SHOCT domain-containing protein, whose product MQNPIQARGIRSLGLIVVGALALAVVAGMALTHATVPDAMMWGWHDGMWNDGHMAGWGSWGWGMMLFGLLWMALLVAVPLGFIYWLGTRSQSNGPAEDSALAVLQERYARGEIDDEEFDRRRARLTPDDGR is encoded by the coding sequence ATGCAAAATCCAATTCAAGCACGCGGGATTCGTTCTCTGGGACTCATCGTCGTCGGAGCGCTGGCTCTGGCCGTCGTCGCCGGAATGGCGCTAACACACGCGACTGTCCCAGATGCAATGATGTGGGGCTGGCACGACGGGATGTGGAACGACGGCCACATGGCCGGATGGGGTAGCTGGGGCTGGGGGATGATGCTGTTCGGTCTCCTGTGGATGGCACTCCTCGTCGCCGTCCCCCTCGGTTTCATCTACTGGCTGGGAACGCGGTCGCAATCGAACGGCCCCGCTGAGGATAGCGCACTCGCCGTCCTCCAAGAGCGGTACGCCCGTGGCGAGATCGACGACGAGGAGTTTGACCGCCGTCGCGCCCGTCTCACACCAGATGATGGACGGTAA
- a CDS encoding universal stress protein, with protein sequence MPDNVLVALDGSPLAERALIYALETFPNATITTIYVINPIDSVIDVEAGGLPVAEDWYDTAQERATEIHTTATDLAADHDIVLDTVTEVGKPAREILDYAADNGIDQIVMGSHGRSGLDRTFLGSVAETVTRRAQIPVTIIG encoded by the coding sequence ATGCCTGACAACGTTCTCGTCGCCTTGGACGGCTCCCCGCTTGCCGAGCGTGCACTCATATACGCACTCGAGACCTTTCCGAACGCCACGATTACCACTATTTACGTCATCAACCCGATCGATTCGGTAATCGATGTAGAGGCCGGCGGCTTGCCAGTCGCAGAGGACTGGTACGATACCGCCCAGGAGCGGGCGACCGAGATTCACACGACTGCGACGGATCTCGCGGCGGACCACGATATTGTGCTCGATACTGTCACTGAAGTCGGGAAACCAGCGCGTGAGATTCTCGACTACGCTGCGGACAACGGCATCGACCAGATCGTTATGGGGAGCCACGGTCGGTCAGGCCTAGACCGGACGTTCCTCGGAAGTGTTGCCGAGACAGTCACTCGCCGAGCACAGATCCCGGTAACCATCATTGGATGA
- a CDS encoding PadR family transcriptional regulator produces MHDLTGFQRDILYVTTGLEEPHGLAIKDELDDYYEQEINHGRLYPNLDDLVNKGLLEKGELDKRTNVYTVTQRGLREIEARREWESQYLEDVNAPTPS; encoded by the coding sequence ATGCACGATCTAACTGGGTTCCAGCGGGATATCTTGTACGTAACCACCGGTCTCGAGGAACCACATGGGCTCGCAATCAAGGACGAACTCGACGACTATTACGAGCAGGAGATCAATCATGGCCGCCTCTATCCGAATCTCGACGATCTCGTCAACAAAGGACTGCTGGAGAAGGGCGAACTCGACAAGCGGACGAACGTGTACACAGTCACGCAACGCGGATTGCGGGAAATCGAGGCGCGACGTGAGTGGGAAAGTCAGTATTTAGAAGACGTGAACGCACCCACTCCGTCGTAG
- a CDS encoding DoxX family protein has protein sequence MSTLDSGMNQLESRVGGLTVGGKVHSLSAWFVLALRLMMGYAFAYSGFTKITGEFAAGGYLSNVAATNGNPLAGMFAWMGSTPWFVEFANVAVPWGELFIGLGLLVGAFVRLAAFFGALMMLMFYFGNWDMGHGFINGDFAYMLVFLAVAAFAAGRILGLDQYIENYDVGGETLVERYPALEYILG, from the coding sequence ATGTCCACACTCGACTCCGGCATGAACCAGCTCGAGAGCAGAGTCGGCGGCCTGACCGTCGGCGGGAAAGTCCACAGCCTCAGCGCGTGGTTCGTACTCGCGCTCCGCCTCATGATGGGCTACGCGTTCGCGTACTCCGGGTTCACGAAGATCACCGGCGAGTTCGCCGCCGGCGGCTACCTGTCGAACGTCGCGGCGACGAACGGCAACCCGCTCGCGGGCATGTTCGCGTGGATGGGTAGCACGCCGTGGTTCGTCGAGTTCGCGAACGTCGCCGTGCCGTGGGGCGAGCTGTTCATCGGCCTCGGCCTGCTCGTTGGCGCGTTCGTCCGCCTCGCGGCGTTCTTCGGCGCGCTCATGATGCTCATGTTCTACTTCGGGAACTGGGACATGGGTCACGGGTTCATCAACGGGGACTTCGCGTACATGCTCGTGTTCCTCGCGGTCGCCGCGTTCGCCGCGGGCCGCATCCTGGGCCTCGACCAGTACATCGAGAACTACGACGTCGGCGGCGAGACGCTCGTCGAGCGCTATCCCGCCCTCGAATACATCCTCGGCTAA